The following coding sequences lie in one Homalodisca vitripennis isolate AUS2020 chromosome X, UT_GWSS_2.1, whole genome shotgun sequence genomic window:
- the LOC124368894 gene encoding muscle M-line assembly protein unc-89-like isoform X1, whose product MYCRMPPKSKKMKQKRKRGETKSGISHPKASSYPKNEASNKIYNKGRSCQSQSDDNSNTIEGCSHMQEAEKRCGETPQEGDLQKNWIQIENPSTSSNELEVSITVMSDGSKKMKNYKTGKVKKQLKKIIKTIAKESSGKEEANITLQLGNSNELCECVAVFVSKFDDNYNTLGKGSSQIEEKMKKLGETPQDPESSSPVPHEPLITITCSNCKMKNGNNEKGEVKKQSGRSPQEGDSSKSLLKEPSSKSPQLGDLCQTQINHNSNTMDKNRKKRNRRKSGGSLKKDSTQNETSSKDSQCESPCTSRTNKDSNMPGEHVKKGGLNMSCTSPEQGKISKAPQPEKTGELQITKDSNMQDKHVNKGGSKKSCTSSERGQISKAPQPEKTLTPRITKVSNMQDKHVNKGGSKNSCTSSERGQISKAPQPEKTLTPRITKDSNMQDKHVNKGGSKNSCTSSERGQISKAPQPEKTLTPRITKDSNMQDKHVNKEGSKNSCTSSERGQISKAPQPEKTLTPRITKDSNMQDKHVNKGGSKNSCTSSERGQISKAPQPEKTLTPRITKDSNMQDKHVNKGGSKNSCTSSERGQISKAPQPEKTLTPRITKDSNMQDKHVNKGGSKKSCTSSERGQISKAPQPEKTLTPRITKDSNMQDKHVNKEGSKKSCTSSERGQISKAPQTEKTLTPRITKDFNMQDKHVNKGGSKKSCTSSERGQMSKAPQPEKTLTPRITKDSNMQDKHVNKGGSKKSCTSSERGQISKAPQTEKTLTPRISNEMEENLQMGEVTEKPGETLIAGYEIKNRQRGLSRKSWHKMNNKKYVLYFITEPSVEGCGCGSTANSPGPSGK is encoded by the exons ATGTATTGCAGAATGCCTCCAAAATCTAAGAAAATGAAACAGAAGCGTAAAAGAGGAGAAACAAAATCTGGCATATCACATCCAAAAGCTAGCAGTTACCCTAAAAATGAGGCTTCAAACAAGATCTATAATAAAGGAAGATCCTGCCAATCGCa AAGTGATGACAATTCTAATACAATAGAGGGATGCAGCCACATGCAAGAGGCAGAGAAGAGATGTGGGGAAACTCCTCAAGAAGgagatttacaaaaaaattggaTTCAAATTGAAAATCCAAGCACTTCCTCCAATGAACTAGAAGTTTCTATCACAGT AATGTCTGACGGCtctaagaaaatgaaaaattacaaaactggaAAGGTAAAGAAGCAATTGAAGAAAATCATCAAAACAATAGCAAAAGAATCATCTGGAAAAGAAGAAGCGAACATTACCCTCCAACTTGGGAATTCAAACGAGTTATGTGAATGTGTAGCAGTTTTCGTTTCTAA GTTTGATGACAATTATAATACATTGGGAAAGGGGAGCAGCCAAATAGAGGAAAAAATGAAGAAACTTGGGGAAACACCTCAAGATCCAGAATCTTCTAGTCCTGTGCCACATGAGCCGCTTATCACAAT AACCTGTTCCAATTGTAAAATGAAGAATGGAAATAACGAAAAGGGAGAGGTGAAGAAGCAATCTGGTAGATCACCTCAAGAAGGAGATTCCAGCAAATCACTTCTTAAAGAGCCTTCTAGCAAGTCTCCTCAACTTGGAGACTTATGCCAAACACA GATAAACCACAATTCTAATACTATGGATAAAAATCGCAAAAAGAGAAACAGGAGGAAGTCTGGTGGATCACTTAAAAAAGATTCCACTCAAAATGAGACTTCAAGCAAGGACTCTCAATGTGAAAGTCCATGCACATCACg AACCAACAAGGATTCTAACATGCCGGGTGAACATGTTAAAAAGGGAGGTTTGAACATGTCATGCACATCACCTGAACAAGGAAAAATAAGCAAGGCTCCTCAGCCGGAAAAAACAGGCGAACTTCA AATCACAAAAGATTCTAACATGCAGGATAAACATGTTAACAAGGGAGGTTCGAAGAAATCCTGCACATCATCTGAGCGAGGACAAATAAGCAAGGCTCCTCAGCCGGAAAAAACATTAACACCTCG AATCACAAAAGTTTCTAACATGCAGGATAAACATGTTAACAAGGGAGGTTCGAAAAATTCCTGCACATCATCTGAGCGAGGACAAATAAGCAAGGCTCCTCAGCCGGAAAAAACATTAACACCTCG AATCACAAAAGATTCTAACATGCAGGATAAACATGTTAACAAGGGAGGTTCGAAAAATTCCTGCACATCATCTGAGCGAGGACAAATAAGCAAGGCTCCTCAGCCGGAAAAAACATTAACACCTCG AATCACAAAAGATTCTAACATGCAGGATAAACATGTTAACAAGGAAGGTTCGAAAAATTCCTGCACATCATCTGAGCGAGGACAAATAAGCAAGGCTCCTCAGCCGGAAAAAACATTAACACCTCG AATCACAAAAGATTCTAACATGCAGGATAAACATGTTAACAAGGGAGGTTCGAAAAATTCCTGCACATCATCTGAGCGAGGACAAATAAGCAAGGCTCCTCAGCCGGAAAAAACATTAACACCTCG AATCACAAAAGATTCTAACATGCAGGATAAACATGTTAACAAGGGAGGTTCGAAAAATTCCTGCACATCATCTGAGCGAGGACAAATAAGCAAGGCTCCTCAGCCGGAAAAAACATTAACACCTCG AATCACAAAAGATTCTAACATGCAGGATAAACATGTTAACAAGGGAGGTTCGAAGAAATCCTGCACATCATCTGAGCGAGGACAAATAAGCAAGGCTCCTCAGCCGGAAAAAACATTAACACCTCG AATCACAAAAGATTCTAACATGCAGGATAAACATGTTAACAAGGAAGGTTCGAAGAAATCCTGCACATCATCTGAGCGAGGACAAATAAGCAAGGCTCCTCAGACGGAAAAAACATTAACACCTCG AATTACAAAAGATTTTAACATGCAGGATAAACATGTTAACAAGGGAGGTTCGAAGAAATCCTGCACATCATCTGAGCGAGGACAAATGAGCAAGGCTCCTCAGCCGGAAAAAACATTAACACCTCG AATCACAAAAGATTCTAACATGCAGGATAAACATGTTAACAAGGGAGGTTCGAAGAAATCCTGCACATCATCTGAGCGAGGACAAATAAGCAAGGCTCCTCAGACGGAAAAAACATTAACACCTCG AATTTCTAATGAAATGGAGGAAAATTTGCAAATGGGAGAGGTTACGGAGAAACCTGGCGAAACACTTATAGCAGGATATGAAATCAAGAACCGTCAACGTGGACTTTCAAGAAAATCATG
- the LOC124368894 gene encoding muscle M-line assembly protein unc-89-like isoform X5 — protein MYCRMPPKSKKMKQKRKRGETKSGISHPKASSYPKNEASNKIYNKGRSCQSQSDDNSNTIEGCSHMQEAEKRCGETPQEGDLQKNWIQIENPSTSSNELEVSITVMSDGSKKMKNYKTGKVKKQLKKIIKTIAKESSGKEEANITLQLGNSNELCECVAVFVSKFDDNYNTLGKGSSQIEEKMKKLGETPQDPESSSPVPHEPLITITCSNCKMKNGNNEKGEVKKQSGRSPQEGDSSKSLLKEPSSKSPQLGDLCQTQINHNSNTMDKNRKKRNRRKSGGSLKKDSTQNETSSKDSQCESPCTSRTNKDSNMPGEHVKKGGLNMSCTSPEQGKISKAPQPEKTGELQITKDSNMQDKHVNKGGSKKSCTSSERGQISKAPQPEKTLTPRITKVSNMQDKHVNKGGSKNSCTSSERGQISKAPQPEKTLTPRITKDSNMQDKHVNKGGSKNSCTSSERGQISKAPQPEKTLTPRITKDSNMQDKHVNKEGSKNSCTSSERGQISKAPQPEKTLTPRITKDSNMQDKHVNKGGSKNSCTSSERGQISKAPQPEKTLTPRITKDSNMQDKHVNKGGSKNSCTSSERGQISKAPQPEKTLTPRITKDSNMQDKHVNKGGSKKSCTSSERGQISKAPQPEKTLTPRITKDSNMQDKHVNKEGSKKSCTSSERGQISKAPQTEKTLTPRITKDSNMQDKHVNKGGSKKSCTSSERGQISKAPQTEKTLTPRISNEMEENLQMGEVTEKPGETLIAGYEIKNRQRGLSRKSWHKMNNKKYVLYFITEPSVEGCGCGSTANSPGPSGK, from the exons ATGTATTGCAGAATGCCTCCAAAATCTAAGAAAATGAAACAGAAGCGTAAAAGAGGAGAAACAAAATCTGGCATATCACATCCAAAAGCTAGCAGTTACCCTAAAAATGAGGCTTCAAACAAGATCTATAATAAAGGAAGATCCTGCCAATCGCa AAGTGATGACAATTCTAATACAATAGAGGGATGCAGCCACATGCAAGAGGCAGAGAAGAGATGTGGGGAAACTCCTCAAGAAGgagatttacaaaaaaattggaTTCAAATTGAAAATCCAAGCACTTCCTCCAATGAACTAGAAGTTTCTATCACAGT AATGTCTGACGGCtctaagaaaatgaaaaattacaaaactggaAAGGTAAAGAAGCAATTGAAGAAAATCATCAAAACAATAGCAAAAGAATCATCTGGAAAAGAAGAAGCGAACATTACCCTCCAACTTGGGAATTCAAACGAGTTATGTGAATGTGTAGCAGTTTTCGTTTCTAA GTTTGATGACAATTATAATACATTGGGAAAGGGGAGCAGCCAAATAGAGGAAAAAATGAAGAAACTTGGGGAAACACCTCAAGATCCAGAATCTTCTAGTCCTGTGCCACATGAGCCGCTTATCACAAT AACCTGTTCCAATTGTAAAATGAAGAATGGAAATAACGAAAAGGGAGAGGTGAAGAAGCAATCTGGTAGATCACCTCAAGAAGGAGATTCCAGCAAATCACTTCTTAAAGAGCCTTCTAGCAAGTCTCCTCAACTTGGAGACTTATGCCAAACACA GATAAACCACAATTCTAATACTATGGATAAAAATCGCAAAAAGAGAAACAGGAGGAAGTCTGGTGGATCACTTAAAAAAGATTCCACTCAAAATGAGACTTCAAGCAAGGACTCTCAATGTGAAAGTCCATGCACATCACg AACCAACAAGGATTCTAACATGCCGGGTGAACATGTTAAAAAGGGAGGTTTGAACATGTCATGCACATCACCTGAACAAGGAAAAATAAGCAAGGCTCCTCAGCCGGAAAAAACAGGCGAACTTCA AATCACAAAAGATTCTAACATGCAGGATAAACATGTTAACAAGGGAGGTTCGAAGAAATCCTGCACATCATCTGAGCGAGGACAAATAAGCAAGGCTCCTCAGCCGGAAAAAACATTAACACCTCG AATCACAAAAGTTTCTAACATGCAGGATAAACATGTTAACAAGGGAGGTTCGAAAAATTCCTGCACATCATCTGAGCGAGGACAAATAAGCAAGGCTCCTCAGCCGGAAAAAACATTAACACCTCG AATCACAAAAGATTCTAACATGCAGGATAAACATGTTAACAAGGGAGGTTCGAAAAATTCCTGCACATCATCTGAGCGAGGACAAATAAGCAAGGCTCCTCAGCCGGAAAAAACATTAACACCTCG AATCACAAAAGATTCTAACATGCAGGATAAACATGTTAACAAGGAAGGTTCGAAAAATTCCTGCACATCATCTGAGCGAGGACAAATAAGCAAGGCTCCTCAGCCGGAAAAAACATTAACACCTCG AATCACAAAAGATTCTAACATGCAGGATAAACATGTTAACAAGGGAGGTTCGAAAAATTCCTGCACATCATCTGAGCGAGGACAAATAAGCAAGGCTCCTCAGCCGGAAAAAACATTAACACCTCG AATCACAAAAGATTCTAACATGCAGGATAAACATGTTAACAAGGGAGGTTCGAAAAATTCCTGCACATCATCTGAGCGAGGACAAATAAGCAAGGCTCCTCAGCCGGAAAAAACATTAACACCTCG AATCACAAAAGATTCTAACATGCAGGATAAACATGTTAACAAGGGAGGTTCGAAGAAATCCTGCACATCATCTGAGCGAGGACAAATAAGCAAGGCTCCTCAGCCGGAAAAAACATTAACACCTCG AATCACAAAAGATTCTAACATGCAGGATAAACATGTTAACAAGGAAGGTTCGAAGAAATCCTGCACATCATCTGAGCGAGGACAAATAAGCAAGGCTCCTCAGACGGAAAAAACATTAACACCTCG AATCACAAAAGATTCTAACATGCAGGATAAACATGTTAACAAGGGAGGTTCGAAGAAATCCTGCACATCATCTGAGCGAGGACAAATAAGCAAGGCTCCTCAGACGGAAAAAACATTAACACCTCG AATTTCTAATGAAATGGAGGAAAATTTGCAAATGGGAGAGGTTACGGAGAAACCTGGCGAAACACTTATAGCAGGATATGAAATCAAGAACCGTCAACGTGGACTTTCAAGAAAATCATG
- the LOC124368894 gene encoding muscle M-line assembly protein unc-89-like isoform X3 — MYCRMPPKSKKMKQKRKRGETKSGISHPKASSYPKNEASNKIYNKGRSCQSQSDDNSNTIEGCSHMQEAEKRCGETPQEGDLQKNWIQIENPSTSSNELEVSITVMSDGSKKMKNYKTGKVKKQLKKIIKTIAKESSGKEEANITLQLGNSNELCECVAVFVSKFDDNYNTLGKGSSQIEEKMKKLGETPQDPESSSPVPHEPLITITCSNCKMKNGNNEKGEVKKQSGRSPQEGDSSKSLLKEPSSKSPQLGDLCQTQINHNSNTMDKNRKKRNRRKSGGSLKKDSTQNETSSKDSQCESPCTSRTNKDSNMPGEHVKKGGLNMSCTSPEQGKISKAPQPEKTGELQITKDSNMQDKHVNKGGSKKSCTSSERGQISKAPQPEKTLTPRITKDSNMQDKHVNKGGSKNSCTSSERGQISKAPQPEKTLTPRITKDSNMQDKHVNKEGSKNSCTSSERGQISKAPQPEKTLTPRITKDSNMQDKHVNKGGSKNSCTSSERGQISKAPQPEKTLTPRITKDSNMQDKHVNKGGSKNSCTSSERGQISKAPQPEKTLTPRITKDSNMQDKHVNKGGSKKSCTSSERGQISKAPQPEKTLTPRITKDSNMQDKHVNKEGSKKSCTSSERGQISKAPQTEKTLTPRITKDFNMQDKHVNKGGSKKSCTSSERGQMSKAPQPEKTLTPRITKDSNMQDKHVNKGGSKKSCTSSERGQISKAPQTEKTLTPRISNEMEENLQMGEVTEKPGETLIAGYEIKNRQRGLSRKSWHKMNNKKYVLYFITEPSVEGCGCGSTANSPGPSGK; from the exons ATGTATTGCAGAATGCCTCCAAAATCTAAGAAAATGAAACAGAAGCGTAAAAGAGGAGAAACAAAATCTGGCATATCACATCCAAAAGCTAGCAGTTACCCTAAAAATGAGGCTTCAAACAAGATCTATAATAAAGGAAGATCCTGCCAATCGCa AAGTGATGACAATTCTAATACAATAGAGGGATGCAGCCACATGCAAGAGGCAGAGAAGAGATGTGGGGAAACTCCTCAAGAAGgagatttacaaaaaaattggaTTCAAATTGAAAATCCAAGCACTTCCTCCAATGAACTAGAAGTTTCTATCACAGT AATGTCTGACGGCtctaagaaaatgaaaaattacaaaactggaAAGGTAAAGAAGCAATTGAAGAAAATCATCAAAACAATAGCAAAAGAATCATCTGGAAAAGAAGAAGCGAACATTACCCTCCAACTTGGGAATTCAAACGAGTTATGTGAATGTGTAGCAGTTTTCGTTTCTAA GTTTGATGACAATTATAATACATTGGGAAAGGGGAGCAGCCAAATAGAGGAAAAAATGAAGAAACTTGGGGAAACACCTCAAGATCCAGAATCTTCTAGTCCTGTGCCACATGAGCCGCTTATCACAAT AACCTGTTCCAATTGTAAAATGAAGAATGGAAATAACGAAAAGGGAGAGGTGAAGAAGCAATCTGGTAGATCACCTCAAGAAGGAGATTCCAGCAAATCACTTCTTAAAGAGCCTTCTAGCAAGTCTCCTCAACTTGGAGACTTATGCCAAACACA GATAAACCACAATTCTAATACTATGGATAAAAATCGCAAAAAGAGAAACAGGAGGAAGTCTGGTGGATCACTTAAAAAAGATTCCACTCAAAATGAGACTTCAAGCAAGGACTCTCAATGTGAAAGTCCATGCACATCACg AACCAACAAGGATTCTAACATGCCGGGTGAACATGTTAAAAAGGGAGGTTTGAACATGTCATGCACATCACCTGAACAAGGAAAAATAAGCAAGGCTCCTCAGCCGGAAAAAACAGGCGAACTTCA AATCACAAAAGATTCTAACATGCAGGATAAACATGTTAACAAGGGAGGTTCGAAGAAATCCTGCACATCATCTGAGCGAGGACAAATAAGCAAGGCTCCTCAGCCGGAAAAAACATTAACACCTCG AATCACAAAAGATTCTAACATGCAGGATAAACATGTTAACAAGGGAGGTTCGAAAAATTCCTGCACATCATCTGAGCGAGGACAAATAAGCAAGGCTCCTCAGCCGGAAAAAACATTAACACCTCG AATCACAAAAGATTCTAACATGCAGGATAAACATGTTAACAAGGAAGGTTCGAAAAATTCCTGCACATCATCTGAGCGAGGACAAATAAGCAAGGCTCCTCAGCCGGAAAAAACATTAACACCTCG AATCACAAAAGATTCTAACATGCAGGATAAACATGTTAACAAGGGAGGTTCGAAAAATTCCTGCACATCATCTGAGCGAGGACAAATAAGCAAGGCTCCTCAGCCGGAAAAAACATTAACACCTCG AATCACAAAAGATTCTAACATGCAGGATAAACATGTTAACAAGGGAGGTTCGAAAAATTCCTGCACATCATCTGAGCGAGGACAAATAAGCAAGGCTCCTCAGCCGGAAAAAACATTAACACCTCG AATCACAAAAGATTCTAACATGCAGGATAAACATGTTAACAAGGGAGGTTCGAAGAAATCCTGCACATCATCTGAGCGAGGACAAATAAGCAAGGCTCCTCAGCCGGAAAAAACATTAACACCTCG AATCACAAAAGATTCTAACATGCAGGATAAACATGTTAACAAGGAAGGTTCGAAGAAATCCTGCACATCATCTGAGCGAGGACAAATAAGCAAGGCTCCTCAGACGGAAAAAACATTAACACCTCG AATTACAAAAGATTTTAACATGCAGGATAAACATGTTAACAAGGGAGGTTCGAAGAAATCCTGCACATCATCTGAGCGAGGACAAATGAGCAAGGCTCCTCAGCCGGAAAAAACATTAACACCTCG AATCACAAAAGATTCTAACATGCAGGATAAACATGTTAACAAGGGAGGTTCGAAGAAATCCTGCACATCATCTGAGCGAGGACAAATAAGCAAGGCTCCTCAGACGGAAAAAACATTAACACCTCG AATTTCTAATGAAATGGAGGAAAATTTGCAAATGGGAGAGGTTACGGAGAAACCTGGCGAAACACTTATAGCAGGATATGAAATCAAGAACCGTCAACGTGGACTTTCAAGAAAATCATG
- the LOC124368894 gene encoding muscle M-line assembly protein unc-89-like isoform X2, with amino-acid sequence MYCRMPPKSKKMKQKRKRGETKSGISHPKASSYPKNEASNKIYNKGRSCQSQSDDNSNTIEGCSHMQEAEKRCGETPQEGDLQKNWIQIENPSTSSNELEVSITVMSDGSKKMKNYKTGKVKKQLKKIIKTIAKESSGKEEANITLQLGNSNEFDDNYNTLGKGSSQIEEKMKKLGETPQDPESSSPVPHEPLITITCSNCKMKNGNNEKGEVKKQSGRSPQEGDSSKSLLKEPSSKSPQLGDLCQTQINHNSNTMDKNRKKRNRRKSGGSLKKDSTQNETSSKDSQCESPCTSRTNKDSNMPGEHVKKGGLNMSCTSPEQGKISKAPQPEKTGELQITKDSNMQDKHVNKGGSKKSCTSSERGQISKAPQPEKTLTPRITKVSNMQDKHVNKGGSKNSCTSSERGQISKAPQPEKTLTPRITKDSNMQDKHVNKGGSKNSCTSSERGQISKAPQPEKTLTPRITKDSNMQDKHVNKEGSKNSCTSSERGQISKAPQPEKTLTPRITKDSNMQDKHVNKGGSKNSCTSSERGQISKAPQPEKTLTPRITKDSNMQDKHVNKGGSKNSCTSSERGQISKAPQPEKTLTPRITKDSNMQDKHVNKGGSKKSCTSSERGQISKAPQPEKTLTPRITKDSNMQDKHVNKEGSKKSCTSSERGQISKAPQTEKTLTPRITKDFNMQDKHVNKGGSKKSCTSSERGQMSKAPQPEKTLTPRITKDSNMQDKHVNKGGSKKSCTSSERGQISKAPQTEKTLTPRISNEMEENLQMGEVTEKPGETLIAGYEIKNRQRGLSRKSWHKMNNKKYVLYFITEPSVEGCGCGSTANSPGPSGK; translated from the exons ATGTATTGCAGAATGCCTCCAAAATCTAAGAAAATGAAACAGAAGCGTAAAAGAGGAGAAACAAAATCTGGCATATCACATCCAAAAGCTAGCAGTTACCCTAAAAATGAGGCTTCAAACAAGATCTATAATAAAGGAAGATCCTGCCAATCGCa AAGTGATGACAATTCTAATACAATAGAGGGATGCAGCCACATGCAAGAGGCAGAGAAGAGATGTGGGGAAACTCCTCAAGAAGgagatttacaaaaaaattggaTTCAAATTGAAAATCCAAGCACTTCCTCCAATGAACTAGAAGTTTCTATCACAGT AATGTCTGACGGCtctaagaaaatgaaaaattacaaaactggaAAGGTAAAGAAGCAATTGAAGAAAATCATCAAAACAATAGCAAAAGAATCATCTGGAAAAGAAGAAGCGAACATTACCCTCCAACTTGGGAATTCAAACGA GTTTGATGACAATTATAATACATTGGGAAAGGGGAGCAGCCAAATAGAGGAAAAAATGAAGAAACTTGGGGAAACACCTCAAGATCCAGAATCTTCTAGTCCTGTGCCACATGAGCCGCTTATCACAAT AACCTGTTCCAATTGTAAAATGAAGAATGGAAATAACGAAAAGGGAGAGGTGAAGAAGCAATCTGGTAGATCACCTCAAGAAGGAGATTCCAGCAAATCACTTCTTAAAGAGCCTTCTAGCAAGTCTCCTCAACTTGGAGACTTATGCCAAACACA GATAAACCACAATTCTAATACTATGGATAAAAATCGCAAAAAGAGAAACAGGAGGAAGTCTGGTGGATCACTTAAAAAAGATTCCACTCAAAATGAGACTTCAAGCAAGGACTCTCAATGTGAAAGTCCATGCACATCACg AACCAACAAGGATTCTAACATGCCGGGTGAACATGTTAAAAAGGGAGGTTTGAACATGTCATGCACATCACCTGAACAAGGAAAAATAAGCAAGGCTCCTCAGCCGGAAAAAACAGGCGAACTTCA AATCACAAAAGATTCTAACATGCAGGATAAACATGTTAACAAGGGAGGTTCGAAGAAATCCTGCACATCATCTGAGCGAGGACAAATAAGCAAGGCTCCTCAGCCGGAAAAAACATTAACACCTCG AATCACAAAAGTTTCTAACATGCAGGATAAACATGTTAACAAGGGAGGTTCGAAAAATTCCTGCACATCATCTGAGCGAGGACAAATAAGCAAGGCTCCTCAGCCGGAAAAAACATTAACACCTCG AATCACAAAAGATTCTAACATGCAGGATAAACATGTTAACAAGGGAGGTTCGAAAAATTCCTGCACATCATCTGAGCGAGGACAAATAAGCAAGGCTCCTCAGCCGGAAAAAACATTAACACCTCG AATCACAAAAGATTCTAACATGCAGGATAAACATGTTAACAAGGAAGGTTCGAAAAATTCCTGCACATCATCTGAGCGAGGACAAATAAGCAAGGCTCCTCAGCCGGAAAAAACATTAACACCTCG AATCACAAAAGATTCTAACATGCAGGATAAACATGTTAACAAGGGAGGTTCGAAAAATTCCTGCACATCATCTGAGCGAGGACAAATAAGCAAGGCTCCTCAGCCGGAAAAAACATTAACACCTCG AATCACAAAAGATTCTAACATGCAGGATAAACATGTTAACAAGGGAGGTTCGAAAAATTCCTGCACATCATCTGAGCGAGGACAAATAAGCAAGGCTCCTCAGCCGGAAAAAACATTAACACCTCG AATCACAAAAGATTCTAACATGCAGGATAAACATGTTAACAAGGGAGGTTCGAAGAAATCCTGCACATCATCTGAGCGAGGACAAATAAGCAAGGCTCCTCAGCCGGAAAAAACATTAACACCTCG AATCACAAAAGATTCTAACATGCAGGATAAACATGTTAACAAGGAAGGTTCGAAGAAATCCTGCACATCATCTGAGCGAGGACAAATAAGCAAGGCTCCTCAGACGGAAAAAACATTAACACCTCG AATTACAAAAGATTTTAACATGCAGGATAAACATGTTAACAAGGGAGGTTCGAAGAAATCCTGCACATCATCTGAGCGAGGACAAATGAGCAAGGCTCCTCAGCCGGAAAAAACATTAACACCTCG AATCACAAAAGATTCTAACATGCAGGATAAACATGTTAACAAGGGAGGTTCGAAGAAATCCTGCACATCATCTGAGCGAGGACAAATAAGCAAGGCTCCTCAGACGGAAAAAACATTAACACCTCG AATTTCTAATGAAATGGAGGAAAATTTGCAAATGGGAGAGGTTACGGAGAAACCTGGCGAAACACTTATAGCAGGATATGAAATCAAGAACCGTCAACGTGGACTTTCAAGAAAATCATG